In Microvirga sp. 17 mud 1-3, the genomic window CAATCTGCCATCAGCCGGCATCTGACGGGCCTCGAGGCCGAAATCGGCTTCGAACTCTTCATCCGCGACAAGGGACGCCTCATCCCAAGGCCAGAGGCCAAGGCGCTCGTGCCCGAGGTGGAGGAACTCACCGAGGTGCTGGCCCGCGTCCGGCGGAAGGCCGCCGACATCAAGGCGGGATCGAGCGGCGACACGCTGCTCAGGGTTGCGTTCCCGCACAGCATCACGACCACGCTCCTGCCCAAGGTCCTCTCCCAGTATTTCGAGCTCCATCCCAAGGCCGTCGTGGAGACGCTCTCTGGCCCCTACGGGGCGATCGAGCAGATGATCCAGGCGCGCAGCGCCGATCTGGGCTTCGTGCGCCTGCCGACCGAGGACCAGAGCTTCAAGGTGCGGCCGCTCCTGCGCGGCGAAACCACATGCGTCATGGCGAAGGGACATCCGCTGGCCTCGAAGGAGCAGGTGGAGCTGAAGGATCTGGCGCGGAACGATCTCATCCTGCTGGGGCGGCAAAGGACGGCACGGCACGAGCTCGAATACGAGCTGCGCAACGCCAGGGCGCCCCATCACTGCCGCGTGGAGGTCCATTCGGTCGAGGCGGCCTGCGCCTGTGCGGCGGCCGGCCTCGGGGTGGCGGTCGTTCCGGCGCTGATCGCAAGCTTCTTCCGCTCGCCCGAGATCGTGATGCGCCCCTTCCGTCCGGCCCGCATCTCCGATTACGGGATCATCACCCTTCCGAGCCTCCCCCTGTCGAAGCGGGCGGAGGATTTCGTGGCGCTCTTCGCCCAAGAGGTCATCTCGAAGGCCACAGGCACGGTCAGCATCGACGCATGAGCCCGCCCGGCAGCGCCGGTCGGCATCTCTAACGGATCTGCGGGCATCGGTGGTAAAGGACGGCGCGAGGCTCCGGGGACGGATTCGGCACGGACCTCCGCATGATTTATGTCTCTTTCGAGAAGGCTGCGATGACGAGCACAAGGGCCTGGGTACGCCTGCCATCCGGCAAGCGGCTCGATCTTCTCCACCCCACTCCCTTCGACTGGGACGACGAGGATCTGGCGCTCGGCCTGGCGCGGACCTACCGGTGGGGCGGTCACTCGGCATGGCCCCTGCCCCTCTCGGTGGCCCAGCACTCCTTGAGCGTCATGCTCCTGAGCCGCACCCTCCTGGGGGCCGAAAACACGCCCCAGCGCGAGCTCAGGGAATTGCTGCACGATGCGGATGAGGGCCTGCTCGGCTTCGATTGCATCTCGGTCATCAAGCCTTTCCTGGGCGAGGGCTTCCGCACGCTCACGGAGCAGCTTCAGAATGCGATCTTCGTCCGCTACGGCCTCCAGAAATGGACCGCGAGGGAGAAGGCACTTCACAAACGGGCCGACCGCATCTGCGCGGCGACCGAGGCCGTCCACGTGGTCGGCTGGAGCATCGAGGAGGCCCGCCGCACCCTGAAGATCCCCCACGAGCCGCTCTGGAACGACCCCCTCGTCGCGCAATATGGCGGCACGCCCTGGGAGCCGTGGCCGCCGACGGTCGCGGCCGAGCGTTTCCTCGCGGAGCTGCGGCGCCTGACCGCGAAGGCGTAAAGGCCTTTGAGACGCCCTGTCGCGGGTGAGTGCCCGTCCGTATGGTCACGCCGCCCGCCGGAGCATCGGACGCAAAAGTGGGAACGGTTCTGCGTGAAAAGATGCTCAAAAACAAAAGCTTAAAGCCATGAATCCTCCTATGATCCCTCCTCTGCCCTGATGGGCTTCCTCCCATACGAGGCTCAAGACCATGCCGACCCTGCACGTCTGCCCCCTGTCCCGCCTGCACGACACGGTGACGGAAATCCGCGCCAGCCACGTGGTGACCCTGATCAATGTGGGCTCGGCCGTGGAGCGCCCGCCCGCCATTGCGCCGGAGCGGCATCTTTTCCTCGGCGTGAGCGACATCGTGGAGCCGA contains:
- a CDS encoding LysR family transcriptional regulator, translated to MNLKQLEVLKAIVATGSTVGASTILGISQSAISRHLTGLEAEIGFELFIRDKGRLIPRPEAKALVPEVEELTEVLARVRRKAADIKAGSSGDTLLRVAFPHSITTTLLPKVLSQYFELHPKAVVETLSGPYGAIEQMIQARSADLGFVRLPTEDQSFKVRPLLRGETTCVMAKGHPLASKEQVELKDLARNDLILLGRQRTARHELEYELRNARAPHHCRVEVHSVEAACACAAAGLGVAVVPALIASFFRSPEIVMRPFRPARISDYGIITLPSLPLSKRAEDFVALFAQEVISKATGTVSIDA
- a CDS encoding phosphohydrolase, producing MTSTRAWVRLPSGKRLDLLHPTPFDWDDEDLALGLARTYRWGGHSAWPLPLSVAQHSLSVMLLSRTLLGAENTPQRELRELLHDADEGLLGFDCISVIKPFLGEGFRTLTEQLQNAIFVRYGLQKWTAREKALHKRADRICAATEAVHVVGWSIEEARRTLKIPHEPLWNDPLVAQYGGTPWEPWPPTVAAERFLAELRRLTAKA